One part of the Mariniblastus fucicola genome encodes these proteins:
- a CDS encoding MFS transporter has product MNSRSHGSELGVSLWAVRALFCLNGFVYATWATRIPAIQSSYELSHAMLGIALMAVALGALIAMPVAGWLSTRFGSRAMVACGAAIYLIGLPIIPWVPDMSLLYVALFVFGVGHGTLDVAMNVQAVEIERRWTKPVNSSIHAWWSGGGLLGAMVGGGVASMGLVPAWHFGFTTIALTIAILPIVSRLLPVDRECDVVRSQRDEAVPGVTIKRNLRSAGFGRKSIFRLGMLGAIAFCIMAGEGAMADWSAVLLRDNLGAGEGLAAMAYAIFAIAMAGGRCAGDQLSYQLGPRRHVRVCAMVALAGVLMIVLASNIFIALAGFALIGIGFSSIVPVAFSECGRLEGVSSSAALASVSTIGYFGFLLGPPLIGFIAQWVGLAWALSLLVLTSGCTILFAAALAETVSSETLRDRNSTESEPASCSVDLPAA; this is encoded by the coding sequence GTGAATAGTCGCAGCCATGGATCGGAACTGGGAGTGAGCTTGTGGGCGGTACGAGCTTTGTTTTGCCTGAACGGATTTGTGTATGCCACGTGGGCGACACGGATTCCGGCGATTCAGTCAAGCTACGAACTGTCGCACGCGATGCTTGGTATTGCGTTGATGGCTGTTGCCTTGGGGGCACTGATCGCCATGCCGGTCGCAGGCTGGTTGTCCACGCGGTTCGGCAGTCGCGCTATGGTCGCTTGCGGAGCGGCCATCTATCTGATCGGCCTGCCGATCATCCCGTGGGTGCCTGACATGTCGCTTTTGTACGTCGCCCTATTTGTGTTCGGAGTCGGGCACGGCACGCTGGATGTAGCGATGAACGTTCAGGCGGTTGAGATCGAACGTCGTTGGACTAAACCAGTCAATTCGTCGATCCACGCCTGGTGGAGCGGCGGCGGATTGCTGGGGGCGATGGTCGGTGGAGGCGTTGCGTCGATGGGCCTGGTTCCAGCCTGGCACTTTGGATTCACGACGATTGCTTTGACAATTGCCATTTTGCCGATCGTGTCGCGACTATTGCCTGTTGATCGCGAGTGCGACGTCGTACGGTCGCAGAGAGACGAGGCTGTGCCAGGCGTCACAATCAAGCGGAATTTACGTAGTGCAGGATTCGGTCGGAAGTCCATATTCCGATTGGGAATGCTGGGTGCGATCGCGTTTTGCATTATGGCAGGCGAAGGCGCGATGGCCGATTGGAGTGCCGTCCTCTTGCGAGACAACCTCGGTGCGGGTGAAGGCTTGGCGGCCATGGCTTACGCCATCTTCGCGATCGCGATGGCAGGTGGACGTTGCGCAGGCGACCAACTCTCGTACCAACTGGGCCCGAGACGTCACGTACGTGTCTGTGCAATGGTGGCACTGGCCGGTGTCCTGATGATCGTGCTCGCTTCCAATATTTTCATCGCGTTGGCCGGGTTTGCGCTGATTGGCATCGGGTTCTCCAGCATCGTACCGGTCGCGTTTAGCGAATGCGGACGGCTCGAAGGCGTGAGTTCCAGCGCGGCGTTGGCATCGGTCTCTACGATTGGATATTTTGGCTTCTTGCTCGGGCCACCGTTGATTGGGTTCATTGCCCAGTGGGTTGGGCTGGCTTGGGCACTGAGTCTGTTGGTCTTAACGTCCGGTTGTACGATCTTATTTGCCGCAGCGCTCGCCGAAACTGTTTCCTCGGAGACGCTCCGAGATCGCAACTCGACAGAGTCTGAACCGGCGAGTTGCTCCGTTGACCTTCCTGCAGCATAA
- a CDS encoding sulfatase family protein yields the protein MNQLKFKFSATLLLSSLFLLPHVQADELPNVIFVMADDLGIGDISPTNPECKIRTPNLQTMANEGITFLDAHSPSSVCTPTRYGVLTGRYNWRSRLARGVLSGTSRHLIPADRPTVAHLLHQSGYHNQMIGKWHLGWDWAKVPGSDGKEIDFTQPVKNGPDVNGFDGYYGHCGSLDMPPYVWVDTGKATAVPVRKEGVTKKQNSYGWYRKGPISPDFEIDNVLPHLFQKSIDHIKQRASTTDGKPFFLYLPLPAPHTPIVPVPPFKDASGINPYADFVMQVDHHMGQLMAAVKEAGIDDNTIIFFTSDNGCSPEANFGVLKKHGHDPSAGFRGHKADIYEGGHRVPLIVRWPDGIESGQTTNALACLTDFYATLRDITGQPAEDLGGEDSYSLLPVFKGEPSNRKSLISHSIGGSFSIREGDWKLCVSAGSGGWSSPREKTAKTKGLPSMQLFNLKSDRGERSNLVASNPDQAEYLMSLLEDEVTRGRCTQGGSVPNDRDVEFLPSSDE from the coding sequence ATGAACCAGCTCAAATTCAAGTTCTCTGCGACGCTTCTTCTCTCGTCTCTGTTTTTGCTGCCGCACGTTCAAGCCGACGAGCTTCCAAACGTGATCTTCGTCATGGCCGATGATCTTGGGATTGGAGACATCTCACCCACGAATCCTGAATGCAAAATCAGGACGCCGAACCTGCAAACGATGGCCAACGAAGGTATCACCTTCCTCGACGCGCATTCGCCCAGTTCCGTCTGCACGCCGACACGATACGGGGTCCTGACAGGGCGATACAACTGGCGTTCGCGTTTGGCTCGCGGCGTCCTCAGCGGAACCAGTCGCCATTTGATTCCCGCCGATCGCCCGACGGTTGCTCATTTGCTGCACCAGTCTGGCTACCACAATCAGATGATCGGCAAATGGCATCTGGGTTGGGATTGGGCCAAAGTCCCCGGTTCAGACGGGAAGGAAATTGATTTTACTCAGCCAGTGAAAAACGGCCCCGACGTTAATGGATTTGATGGCTACTACGGACATTGCGGTTCGCTCGACATGCCACCCTATGTGTGGGTCGACACTGGAAAAGCCACGGCCGTCCCAGTTCGTAAGGAAGGCGTGACAAAGAAACAGAACAGTTACGGATGGTACCGAAAAGGTCCGATCAGCCCGGACTTCGAGATCGACAACGTGTTGCCGCACTTGTTCCAAAAGAGCATCGACCACATCAAGCAACGTGCATCGACGACGGATGGCAAGCCGTTCTTTTTGTACCTGCCGTTGCCCGCACCCCACACTCCGATCGTGCCAGTGCCTCCTTTCAAAGACGCCAGCGGAATCAATCCCTACGCGGACTTTGTGATGCAAGTGGACCACCACATGGGGCAGTTAATGGCCGCGGTCAAAGAAGCCGGCATCGACGACAATACGATCATCTTTTTCACCAGCGACAACGGTTGTTCTCCCGAAGCCAACTTCGGCGTGCTCAAAAAACATGGCCACGATCCGAGCGCAGGCTTTCGCGGTCACAAAGCCGACATCTACGAAGGCGGTCATCGAGTTCCGCTGATTGTGCGCTGGCCAGATGGCATCGAGTCCGGTCAAACCACCAACGCGTTGGCGTGCCTGACTGATTTTTACGCGACGCTACGGGACATCACCGGGCAACCCGCGGAAGATCTTGGCGGAGAAGATTCCTACAGTTTGTTGCCGGTTTTCAAGGGCGAGCCATCGAATCGCAAGTCGCTGATCAGCCATTCGATCGGCGGCTCGTTTTCAATTCGCGAAGGCGACTGGAAGTTGTGCGTGTCAGCCGGAAGCGGTGGATGGAGCAGCCCACGAGAAAAAACTGCGAAAACGAAAGGTCTGCCGTCTATGCAGTTGTTCAACCTCAAGTCCGATCGTGGCGAGCGAAGCAATCTGGTGGCATCCAACCCGGATCAGGCTGAGTACCTGATGTCGTTGCTTGAGGATGAAGTGACACGAGGCCGCTGCACTCAGGGTGGAAGTGTGCCGAATGATCGCGACGTGGAATTTCTGCCTTCGAGCGACGAATGA
- a CDS encoding sulfatase-like hydrolase/transferase — MAHFRIRPTVAIVVGIAIAILVSVSALQVHAQQENTDWPGFRGTGAVGVANGFETALEWDVTNPDDKSILWKSPVPGLGHSCPTIVGNRIFVATAVAEDGEAKLQFGRAGNIDAADDDSEQSWMVLCFDKTTGKELWRKTAHTGIPKATRHTKATHANTTVAVDGDNVVAFFGSEGLYCYDLEGNLKWKKDLGVVDVSKYGTGWGYGSSPAIHDGHIVLVCDDPEHPYVVALKLADGEEVWRKTRDKDCERSWGTPLIHSADDGAKVVVNGWPWIISYDLATGDEVWRVKGGGDNPIPTPFVVDEHIFITNAHGGRSPIIAVRTDAKGNLDETESPDDAGLAWRTEKGGSYMSTPVVVGEHMYLGNTNGVLRCFNVKSGEKVYEKRIASGAYIVSSLVAANDKIYCTAEDGTVYVIKAGPEYEVLARNRLGAPCLATPAISAGVLFFRTAYSLIAIGPNSDAETAEETDVTKKAKKPNILFIAVDDLRPSLGCYGDEVAVSPNIDALSARGMTFNRAYCQVAVCNPSRASLMTGLSPDSLGVWTLPIHFREAKPDAVTIPQWFRKSGYAAASHGKIYHNPTPDPQSWSEPIRRLPKLPYPYPEGTRELVNEAMEKLPQKDWRKNNLRRPSTSAPDLPDNQVLDGARTDQCIEDLKRLGKSSQPFMLAMGYVRPHLAFIAPKKYWDMYDPEQLPVPVDQHTPIGAPQYSMHNNSELSHYVDLIDMPKPWDDETLPPEKMRQLIHGYYACVSYVDSQIGRLLKTLDEEGLRENTIVVLWSDHGWKLGEYRGWGKMTNYEIDARVPMIISAPGMKTAGESTDSLAELIDIYPTLCELAGIEVPDFVEGKSLAPVLQDSKARVRESAVSQYYRKHQGREYMGYSMRTDQYRYIEWRDFGTGELVEQELYDHYENEMETENLIASVSPGAVEGLSALLKSTHPPKKLELVPAIHTSPSGAGRLAADISFENETDVEITVYPIVSSGKRNRGKKIAPGKSLNLKGRIGGAYVVESADGTIHEVHSPCWPPRPVVIRK; from the coding sequence ATGGCTCATTTTAGAATTCGTCCCACGGTCGCAATTGTGGTTGGCATTGCGATCGCGATCTTGGTTTCGGTCTCCGCATTGCAAGTTCACGCCCAGCAGGAAAACACGGACTGGCCAGGCTTTCGAGGCACCGGCGCTGTTGGCGTCGCGAACGGATTCGAGACTGCACTTGAGTGGGACGTGACGAACCCGGATGACAAATCCATTCTGTGGAAGTCACCGGTTCCCGGCTTGGGGCATTCCTGCCCGACGATTGTCGGCAACCGAATCTTCGTCGCTACCGCGGTCGCAGAGGACGGGGAAGCCAAGCTTCAGTTTGGTCGAGCCGGCAACATTGATGCTGCTGATGACGATAGCGAACAGTCCTGGATGGTGCTGTGTTTTGACAAAACAACGGGCAAGGAACTTTGGCGAAAGACAGCTCACACCGGAATCCCGAAAGCAACCCGACACACCAAAGCGACGCATGCGAACACGACGGTGGCTGTCGACGGAGACAACGTGGTGGCTTTCTTCGGTTCCGAAGGGCTGTACTGCTATGACCTTGAGGGCAACCTGAAGTGGAAGAAAGACCTTGGCGTCGTCGACGTCAGCAAGTACGGCACGGGCTGGGGCTACGGAAGTTCTCCGGCGATTCACGATGGCCATATCGTGTTGGTTTGTGACGATCCGGAACATCCGTACGTCGTGGCGCTGAAACTGGCTGACGGCGAAGAAGTCTGGCGGAAGACTCGTGACAAAGACTGCGAACGAAGTTGGGGCACTCCGTTGATTCACTCGGCCGATGACGGCGCGAAGGTTGTCGTCAATGGCTGGCCGTGGATTATCAGCTACGACCTGGCGACGGGCGATGAAGTTTGGCGAGTCAAAGGTGGTGGCGACAATCCGATCCCCACGCCTTTTGTAGTCGATGAACATATTTTCATCACCAACGCTCACGGTGGAAGGTCGCCCATCATCGCGGTCCGCACCGATGCGAAAGGTAACCTCGACGAAACCGAATCGCCTGACGATGCCGGACTCGCCTGGCGAACCGAAAAGGGTGGTAGCTACATGTCGACGCCGGTCGTTGTTGGCGAGCACATGTATCTTGGGAACACCAACGGCGTGTTGCGATGCTTCAACGTGAAATCCGGCGAGAAGGTCTACGAAAAACGCATCGCCAGCGGCGCCTATATCGTGTCCTCGCTGGTCGCAGCCAATGACAAAATCTATTGCACGGCCGAAGACGGAACGGTCTACGTGATCAAAGCCGGACCGGAATATGAAGTCCTTGCTCGCAATCGACTTGGAGCCCCCTGTCTGGCGACGCCAGCAATTTCAGCCGGCGTTTTGTTCTTCCGCACCGCGTACTCGTTGATCGCGATCGGCCCCAACAGCGACGCCGAAACGGCTGAAGAAACGGACGTGACGAAGAAAGCCAAAAAGCCCAACATTCTGTTTATCGCTGTCGACGATCTGCGTCCGTCGCTGGGTTGCTATGGTGACGAAGTGGCGGTTTCTCCGAACATTGACGCGCTATCGGCGCGAGGGATGACGTTCAATCGAGCCTATTGTCAGGTGGCGGTTTGCAATCCGTCGCGTGCGAGCCTGATGACCGGATTGAGCCCGGATTCGTTGGGCGTGTGGACGTTGCCGATCCATTTCCGTGAAGCCAAACCGGACGCGGTCACGATTCCACAATGGTTCAGAAAGTCGGGCTATGCGGCGGCGAGTCACGGCAAGATTTACCACAACCCGACTCCGGATCCGCAGTCGTGGAGCGAGCCAATTCGCAGACTTCCGAAGCTGCCGTACCCCTATCCGGAAGGGACCAGAGAATTGGTTAACGAAGCGATGGAAAAGCTCCCGCAGAAAGATTGGCGGAAAAACAACCTGCGCCGACCGAGCACTTCGGCTCCTGATTTGCCCGACAATCAAGTGCTCGACGGCGCCCGAACAGACCAATGCATCGAAGATCTGAAGCGGCTTGGGAAATCATCACAACCGTTCATGCTGGCGATGGGCTACGTCCGTCCGCATTTGGCTTTTATCGCACCGAAAAAGTATTGGGATATGTACGACCCGGAGCAGCTTCCTGTTCCGGTCGACCAGCATACGCCAATTGGTGCTCCGCAATATTCGATGCACAACAACAGTGAACTTTCGCACTACGTCGACTTGATCGATATGCCCAAGCCATGGGACGACGAAACGTTGCCGCCAGAGAAAATGCGTCAGCTGATTCACGGCTACTACGCGTGCGTCAGCTACGTCGACTCACAGATCGGACGATTACTGAAGACGTTGGACGAGGAAGGACTGCGCGAGAACACGATCGTTGTTCTGTGGAGCGACCATGGCTGGAAGCTTGGCGAGTACCGTGGCTGGGGAAAGATGACCAACTACGAAATCGATGCACGAGTTCCGATGATCATTTCCGCGCCCGGCATGAAAACCGCGGGAGAAAGCACAGACTCGCTGGCGGAACTGATCGACATCTATCCGACCTTGTGTGAGTTGGCAGGCATCGAGGTGCCGGATTTCGTGGAAGGCAAGAGCTTGGCTCCGGTGTTACAGGACTCCAAGGCACGCGTCCGCGAGTCGGCGGTCAGTCAGTACTATCGCAAGCACCAAGGCCGCGAATACATGGGTTATTCGATGCGGACGGACCAGTATCGCTACATTGAGTGGCGGGATTTTGGCACGGGTGAACTGGTCGAACAGGAATTGTACGACCACTACGAGAACGAGATGGAAACCGAGAATCTGATCGCGTCCGTTTCGCCCGGCGCGGTGGAGGGGCTTTCCGCGCTGCTCAAGTCAACTCATCCGCCGAAGAAGCTTGAGTTGGTTCCGGCGATCCACACCAGCCCATCAGGTGCCGGTCGCCTGGCGGCAGACATCTCGTTTGAAAATGAAACGGACGTTGAGATTACCGTCTATCCAATTGTTTCCAGTGGGAAGCGGAATCGTGGCAAGAAAATCGCGCCGGGCAAGTCGTTAAACCTCAAAGGTCGCATCGGTGGTGCGTACGTTGTCGAAAGCGCTGACGGTACGATTCACGAGGTCCATTCGCCTTGCTGGCCGCCAAGGCCTGTCGTCATCCGCAAATAG
- a CDS encoding FG-GAP repeat domain-containing protein: protein MRHVFADHLFLATLSLVSLFCFVASADAQQRRFVSNSRMVLGTETQLSASVRAGDIDGDGDTDLVVANGRHWPQQNYAFFNQSRARFNVARPLGVDLSTSYACELADLDGDGDLDIAVGNDMAPCLVFENDGRGRFTRHCEIGEPTSVRSMTTADVNGDGHIDLLLTCRGRPNRIFFNDGKAGFEKSTTFGSKDDSTIDVAVADLNEDGHVDLILANRDAQANMILLGEGDGKFASGTPFGKTEISSRAVATADFNLDGHMDWVMGNIEAANTIFFGDGKGGVARELNVGSAESRTYCIAVADFNKDGRPDFVAGNTGQKNAVAFNLKDGTFNLNQFGGSESASYGVCVSDLTGDGYADIVIANSNQQNRIFVNQPVKEN, encoded by the coding sequence TTGCGTCACGTTTTTGCTGATCACCTGTTTCTTGCCACGCTGAGCCTGGTTTCGTTATTCTGCTTTGTCGCTTCGGCTGACGCGCAGCAGAGGCGATTTGTTTCCAACTCGCGGATGGTTCTCGGGACGGAGACGCAGTTGTCGGCTTCCGTTCGAGCCGGAGACATCGATGGCGATGGCGACACGGATTTGGTGGTCGCCAATGGCAGACACTGGCCTCAGCAGAACTACGCATTTTTCAATCAGTCCCGAGCCCGATTTAATGTTGCGCGTCCGCTGGGAGTCGACCTTTCCACCAGTTACGCCTGCGAGCTTGCCGACCTCGACGGAGACGGTGACCTTGATATCGCCGTCGGCAACGACATGGCTCCTTGCCTCGTTTTCGAGAACGACGGCCGCGGAAGGTTCACGCGTCATTGCGAAATTGGCGAACCGACCAGCGTTCGTAGCATGACTACCGCAGACGTCAATGGCGACGGTCACATCGACCTGTTGCTGACTTGCCGAGGCCGACCGAATCGAATTTTTTTCAACGACGGGAAGGCTGGATTTGAGAAGTCAACCACGTTCGGCTCCAAAGACGATTCGACGATCGATGTGGCAGTCGCTGACTTGAACGAAGACGGTCATGTCGATCTGATTCTGGCGAACCGGGACGCTCAAGCAAACATGATTCTGTTGGGTGAAGGCGACGGAAAGTTCGCGTCTGGAACACCGTTTGGCAAAACTGAAATCTCCAGCCGCGCGGTCGCCACGGCCGACTTCAATCTCGACGGACATATGGATTGGGTCATGGGAAACATTGAAGCTGCGAACACCATTTTCTTCGGCGATGGCAAAGGTGGCGTTGCTCGCGAGCTCAACGTCGGGTCAGCAGAGAGCCGAACGTATTGCATCGCAGTCGCTGACTTCAACAAGGACGGTCGGCCTGATTTCGTGGCTGGAAATACTGGGCAAAAGAACGCGGTCGCCTTCAATTTGAAAGACGGCACGTTTAATCTAAATCAGTTCGGCGGCTCCGAATCCGCCAGCTATGGAGTTTGCGTGAGCGACTTGACTGGCGACGGTTACGCCGACATCGTCATCGCCAACTCCAACCAACAAAATCGAATCTTCGTGAATCAACCTGTTAAAGAAAACTGA
- a CDS encoding sulfatase family protein, whose protein sequence is MPLFLKLATAIAVSMASIDVGIDVAPACADEPTVGESRPNILFAIADDWGWPHASIYGDPVCKTPTFDRVAKEGILFEHAFISSPSCTPSRNAILTGQHFWRLGGGANLHSVLDTKHQAFVHLLDRAGYETGHMRKMWGPGDASNWEVNPAGKKFKDFDQFLEMRDSDKPFCFCFGAYDPHRGYKKGSGKKSGMDLDEIRLFDCFPDSETIRSDVADYYFEVQRFDSELGQALKRLEELGQLDNTVVVVTGDHGMPFPRCKSNLYDSGARVPMAVRWPKKIKANRVVTDFVSTTDLAPTFLEIAGVEIPKTMTGQSWMPLFEFSGTEDVALIEDDRDHVIFGKERHVPAQEAPDVGGFPMRAIRTAEFLLIENFRPDRWPNGTPNYKQAQIPSAWLADTDNGPTKTYIVENRDKDDNHRRCYELCFAKRPRFELFDIQADPEQLTNLAYDPEFAEVRDKLHGRLTEELLASDDPRAKDSAAATKYFDSFKYLGQGPRHPSFKKQKRNSKAKN, encoded by the coding sequence ATGCCACTGTTTCTAAAACTTGCGACCGCGATTGCCGTTTCGATGGCCAGCATTGATGTCGGCATTGATGTCGCGCCTGCTTGTGCAGACGAACCGACAGTCGGAGAAAGCCGCCCAAACATTCTGTTCGCGATCGCCGACGACTGGGGTTGGCCACACGCGAGCATTTACGGAGATCCGGTCTGCAAAACGCCGACTTTTGATCGTGTCGCCAAAGAAGGCATTCTGTTCGAGCACGCGTTTATCTCCTCGCCATCATGCACGCCGTCTCGCAACGCCATCCTGACGGGCCAGCATTTCTGGCGGCTGGGCGGAGGAGCGAATCTGCATTCCGTGCTCGACACCAAACATCAGGCCTTCGTACATTTGCTCGATCGTGCCGGATACGAAACGGGTCATATGAGAAAAATGTGGGGGCCGGGCGATGCTTCGAACTGGGAAGTGAATCCAGCCGGGAAGAAGTTCAAGGACTTCGATCAATTCCTCGAAATGCGGGACTCGGACAAACCGTTCTGCTTTTGTTTTGGAGCCTACGATCCTCATCGCGGATACAAAAAAGGTTCAGGGAAAAAGAGCGGCATGGACCTGGACGAAATCAGGCTGTTCGATTGCTTTCCCGATTCAGAAACAATTCGCAGCGATGTTGCTGACTATTATTTCGAAGTCCAACGTTTCGATTCGGAACTTGGCCAGGCGTTAAAGCGACTTGAAGAATTGGGCCAGCTCGACAACACCGTCGTTGTCGTCACCGGCGATCACGGCATGCCGTTTCCGCGTTGCAAAAGCAATCTCTACGATTCCGGGGCTCGCGTCCCGATGGCGGTTCGCTGGCCGAAGAAAATCAAAGCGAATCGAGTCGTCACGGATTTCGTCAGCACGACAGATCTGGCTCCGACGTTTCTGGAAATCGCTGGCGTTGAAATTCCGAAAACCATGACGGGCCAGAGCTGGATGCCGCTGTTTGAGTTTTCGGGCACCGAGGATGTCGCGTTGATTGAGGACGACCGCGACCATGTGATCTTCGGCAAAGAGCGACACGTGCCGGCGCAGGAAGCTCCTGACGTTGGCGGCTTTCCGATGCGAGCGATTCGCACGGCCGAGTTTCTGTTGATCGAAAATTTTCGTCCGGATCGCTGGCCCAACGGCACGCCGAACTACAAACAGGCCCAGATTCCTTCTGCGTGGCTGGCCGACACCGACAACGGTCCGACCAAGACTTACATCGTTGAGAATCGCGACAAGGACGACAACCATCGACGTTGTTACGAGCTGTGTTTCGCAAAACGTCCTCGCTTTGAACTGTTCGACATTCAAGCCGATCCCGAGCAGCTAACGAACCTCGCGTACGATCCGGAATTCGCCGAAGTCCGCGACAAACTTCACGGTCGATTGACCGAAGAACTGTTGGCGAGCGACGATCCGCGAGCCAAGGACTCAGCCGCGGCGACGAAGTATTTTGACTCGTTCAAGTACCTCGGCCAGGGCCCGCGTCATCCGAGCTTCAAGAAACAGAAGCGGAACTCGAAAGCGAAAAACTGA
- a CDS encoding alpha/beta hydrolase fold domain-containing protein: MKSVAFAVSIFAVVSVCTMNVSAQDESFSITLDPVKHGSIELDPPVPADGQYPSGTAVTVRATPADGFAVDSIYYSVPGRWGAMYHESLTADFEITFDQDKHVGASFIEAEEVAHVSVKHNIVYAQPGKKPLKYDVYSPQGASDLPIIVIIHGGGWATNDEDVMRGLARELTKGGKFVVCSIDYRWIGKLDGDEEPNSMANLIEDVFGAIAHIMEHAKDYGGDATRIGVTGDSAGGHLSASASILIEKIGDGGFGETDGVYQYRPTYIPEGKSVDEVREEMLGSIKAAAPSYGVFASDRLKDFMQDLPQAAAEATAPQSHIPESRVRSVPQYLTLGDKDSLIRDEKVQAFADALESKGQVVVYDKVAGAGHAFFDWKPNDTTKATFRKFGVPYAAKMKAFFEQHLK, encoded by the coding sequence ATGAAATCTGTTGCCTTCGCCGTTTCCATTTTCGCAGTTGTCTCTGTTTGCACGATGAACGTATCCGCCCAGGACGAATCGTTTTCCATCACTCTGGACCCGGTCAAGCACGGTTCGATTGAGCTCGATCCACCCGTGCCCGCCGATGGACAGTATCCTTCTGGGACCGCTGTCACCGTTCGAGCAACGCCGGCGGATGGCTTTGCTGTCGATTCGATTTATTACTCCGTTCCGGGCCGCTGGGGAGCGATGTATCACGAGTCACTGACGGCTGATTTCGAAATCACATTCGATCAGGACAAGCACGTTGGCGCATCGTTTATCGAAGCCGAAGAAGTCGCTCATGTTTCGGTCAAGCACAACATCGTTTACGCACAACCCGGCAAAAAGCCCTTGAAATACGACGTTTACTCGCCCCAAGGAGCATCCGATCTGCCAATCATCGTCATCATTCACGGCGGCGGTTGGGCAACGAACGACGAAGACGTGATGCGCGGTCTGGCTCGTGAGCTAACCAAAGGCGGCAAGTTCGTGGTTTGCAGTATCGACTATCGCTGGATTGGAAAGCTCGACGGCGACGAAGAACCGAACTCGATGGCCAACCTGATCGAAGACGTCTTTGGTGCGATCGCTCACATCATGGAACACGCCAAAGATTACGGTGGCGATGCAACGCGAATCGGAGTCACCGGCGATAGTGCGGGAGGCCATCTGTCCGCTTCGGCTTCGATCCTGATTGAGAAAATCGGAGACGGTGGCTTTGGCGAAACCGATGGCGTTTACCAATACCGTCCGACCTATATTCCCGAAGGCAAATCGGTGGATGAAGTCCGCGAAGAAATGCTGGGCTCGATCAAGGCCGCCGCGCCGAGCTACGGAGTCTTTGCTTCGGATCGCTTGAAAGATTTCATGCAGGATCTGCCCCAAGCAGCCGCCGAAGCAACGGCTCCGCAGAGCCACATCCCCGAATCGCGCGTCCGATCGGTGCCTCAGTATCTGACGCTTGGCGACAAGGATTCGCTAATCCGTGACGAGAAAGTCCAAGCGTTTGCTGATGCACTCGAATCCAAAGGTCAAGTCGTGGTCTACGACAAGGTTGCCGGCGCAGGTCATGCTTTCTTTGACTGGAAACCAAACGACACAACGAAAGCGACCTTCCGCAAATTCGGCGTTCCCTACGCGGCGAAAATGAAAGCGTTTTTCGAACAGCACCTGAAGTAG